The window GAGAAAACCATTTTGACCAGAATATTTGAAAAGAACTAACTTCAACTACGTAGTAGTTTAAAGTCTCTGATGCCTGTGCTAAGGGGAATCCAATATTACCCCCTACAAAGGTTAAAGGATCTGCAACTTTTAATATATGTCCTATTAAAGATGTGGTAGTTGATTTTCCGTCGGTTCCTGTTATTCCAATAAAAACAGCTTTTTTGTTTACTTTTTTTATACTTTCCCATGAGTACTCTAATTCTGTAGTGTAATCGATCTTGTTTTCAAATATTATTTTAGCTGCCTTACTGTTTGGGGGAATCCCGGGGCTTACGATTGCTAAATCACAGTTTTTTAATAGGTCGTTGTGGTCTGTTTCATATTTGATGTTGTTTTTCTTAAAGTATATTTCATCGGTTTTAGTAAAATCTTTGTCTTGGCTAACAAAGATTTCGTGATTACTTTTTAAAAGCTTTGTCAGTAACTCCGTGTTACTTTTTCCGTATCCTACAAGGCAGATCTTCACCATACTCCTCCTAGTGCGACTATTCCAGTTAAGAAGTTTATAGTCCAGAATATTAGTACAATCCGTTCTTCACTCCATTTTTTTAGTTCAAAATGATGATGAATTGGTGTCATTAAAAAGACTCTTTTTTTTCGTAGTTTGAAACTTCCCACTTGTATTATAACGCTAAACATCTCTGTAATAAATATAAAACAGGTTAAAATGGTGAAAAGTTCAAGGGAATAATATAATGCTAAAGAACCTAATATCCCACCTAATGCTAAAGATCCAGTATCTCCCATGAATATTTTTGCTGGTTTTATATTGTAGAAGAGATACGCTATTACAGGCAAAATCAATAAGGGAATGTGATTAAAATTAATACCCGCAATCAGTGCTGTGAATAGTGCTGATATTACATAAATACCTCCAGAGAGTCCGTCTATCCCGTCGGTTAAATTTGTTGCATTGGACATACCTGTTAGGTATATTATCCCCCATAAAGGATAGAAAAATTTTAGGTCTAAGCTTTTAGTTGTGAATGGTATTTTCAATGTTGAATGGTTGTTAAATATTGATATTAGATATACTATAACGATTGAGAATAGGAATTGGAGTAACAATTTTTGTATGGCTGTTAATCCTGTTGAATCTTTCTTTTTTATACTTAGATAGTCATCCAGAAATCCTATAAATCCAAAGAGTAAAGAGGCAACTCCAATTATCAGAAATAAATCTTCTTTTTGAATGAAGTAGGTGAGTAAACTTAGAAAAAAAATAGCAAGAATGAATAAAATTCCCCCCATTGTTGGGGTTCCTTGCTTGTAATTATGAAGGTCTGGTCCTTCTTTTCTGATATACTGCCCAAATTGCCTCTTTTTTAGCCATTTTATAAATATGGGGTAGAGAAAAAGTAAGAAAATAAAAGTTATTAATGTGATATAAAATATCAATCTTTCCAAATTAAGTCACTTTCCTTTAGATATTTGTTTATTCCAGTAGTGTTAGATCCTTTTATATAGATCACTCCTTTGGTGGTGTTTGATATTATTTCATCAATTTTTTTTAGCTCTTTAAAGAAGGTAACTTTATCATTTGATAGATAGGTGAAATTTTCTTGAGGATCGTAGAAATAAATCCGATCAAAAATATTTAAGGCTTCTGTTATAACTTTGATGTGGTATTCTTCGCTGTATTTTCCTAATTCTTTTATTTCTCCCATTATGATAATTTTAGGAGAAAGATTCCACTTTTTTATGCTGTTAAAAGCACTTTTAAAAGATTCGTAGGATGCGTTGTAAGAGTCGTTTACTATTAAAAGATTCCCACGTTTTATGGTTTGAAAACGATCTTGAGGGATGTTGATGTTAAATAAATAGTATGGATCAACTGGTAAATCGATGAATCTCAAAAGCAGCAATCCTGAGAGTAAGTCTAATATCTGACCTTCACTCCAATAATGGTTCAGCGTTACCATCAAATCTTCCTGTAGAATTCTAGCGTAAAAGGTCGTTGTGTGGTTTTCATTGTACTCGAAGCTTTTTAAAACGGCATCGTTTTCATCTTTTGTTCCAAAGGTTAGTCGGTTCAGATGTTTCGGTGCCAATTCTTTTAATAATGAGTAGTCTCCATTGATTATTAAAACTCCTTTATCCATGTTGCTTGTTATTTTCATTTTTTCTTCAGCTACCGTTTCTAAAGAGTCTAGAAATTCCAAATGTGAAGCCCCTACGTTCGTGATAATGGCAACATCTAAATTAAAATATCTTGATAAAAATTCAAGGTCTCCCTTTTTTCTAAGACCTTCTTCTAGTATGACGGTTTCTTCGTTGTTATAGTTGTTCAAAATCGATAAGGGTATTCCTATTTCCGTATTCAAATTCATCTCGTTTCTAAAAGTTTTGAAATAAGCTAACAACAAATAATACAAGCATTCTTTCGTGGTGGTTTTTCCAGTGGATCCGGTTATTCCAATCTTTAATTTGGCGTTTTCATTGATCAATGTTGAGGCAGAGATGAGCATTTCTTCTAGGACGCTGTTGACTTTGATTATTTTTTCTTTTGGAAAGTCAACAACATCTTTTTCAACAATTACGTAAGACGCTCCGTTTTTCAATGCGTCGTTTATAAATAGGTGTCCGTCGGTTTTCTCACCTTTTAAACATAAAAATACGTCACCTTCATTCACTTTTCGAGAGTCAATTTGAAAATTGTGGCCTTTATATTTTAAACGTTCCAACATTACCTTCCCGAACTCCTTTTGATTTTGTCAATTAGTTTTTTTGTTACTTCGTAATCGTTGAACTTAACCTTTTTTCCATTGGCGAAGAGTTGATATTTTTCATGGCCTCTTCCCGCTATGATTACTATGTCCCCTTTGTTGGCAAATCTTAGGGCTGTATCTATGGCGGTTTCTCTATCGGGTATAACGATGAAATGTTTATCTTGGTCTATACCTTTTGATACGTCTTCTATTATTTGGTCAGGGTCTTCATCTTTTGGATCATCGTTGGTGAGAACTATAACGTCCGAATGTTCACTTACAACTTGTCCCATTAACTTTCGTTTCCCCTTGTCTGCGTTTCCTCCAGCCCCAAATACTGTGATTATCCTACCTTCAGTTATTGATGAAGCGGTTTTTAATACTTCGTTGAGTGCATCGGGGGTGTGTGCAAAATCGATAACTGCAAAGAAACCTAGCGATTTGCTGCCTGGAACAATTTGGAACCTTCCAGGAACTCCTTTAAATGTGAAAATGGAATAGATGATTTCCTCAGGAGCCAATCCGAAGAGGGTTGCTATTACAAAAGCGTTTGTTATATTGTAAACGTTGAACTTCCCTATCATGGGGGAGCGTATTTCAAAACTTTTGTTTTCCTTTGTTGTTATAGTGAATTTCATTTGTTGAAGTGTTTGTTCGTAGTTATCTATCACAAAGTCTGCATTTTTATCGAATCCGTAGGTTATAATTTCTTTCCCACTTTTTAAGAAGTCCTCTTTGTTCAACCTGTCCAGGTTTATTATTATTGTTCCTTCATCTTTTAAATAGTTCATCAGGGACAATTTTATATTTTTGTATTCTTCAAAATCTTTATGATAGTCCAGATGGTCCCTTGTTATGTTTGTGTAAGATATGATATCGTATTTAAAACCTTGGATTCTTCTTTGATCTATCGCATGAGAGGATACTTCAATGTTTATAAATTCAATATTATTTTCTTTGCTTTTTTTTAATATTTTTGCCAGCTCTAAGATACTAGGAGTAGTGTTGTAAGGTTCGTCAATTAATTCGTCGTTTATTTTAATCCCTACGGTACTTATTAGAGTGGAATTTTTATCTAGTTTTTGTAAGATGTGATGAACTAACGATACCGTTGTAGATTTGCCATTGGTGCCTGTTACTCCCAGTATTTTAAAATCATCTAGCGAGATGTCGTATAATTTGTGAGTTAAGTCTGCAGCGGCCTTTTTAATATCCTCTACAATTATATACTGGAGAGAATCGATATTTGGGATCTTTTCTTCGTCTTGAGCGATTATTAAAGAAGCACCTTTATTAAATGCAGAAATGATATAATCATGGCCATCGAAACGGGAACCTTTGAAGGCGATGAAAATATCGTCTTTTTCAACATTTTCGCTGTTGTCTTTGATATCTGCTATGTTCAATATCTCGTTTGTTATTACATGCTTTTTTATATTACCGTTTAAAAATTGTATTATTTTTTTTGAAGGGATTTTCATTAATTCTGCCTCCTAAATAATTGCTTTTCTAGCCACTCATCTTAAGGAAGGGACTTGCGCGCAGCCGCCCCTAAGGATAAAGGGACTTTGGATCCTTCCCCACCCAAAAATAGTTGTTACAATGTGGTAAATTAATATATTTGACATTGTATATAAGACCTGGTATTATATAATTAGCACTTAATATGTGGGAGTGATAAAATGTCTAAGGTGCTACAAGATAGACAAAAAGAAATTCTAAAAACCATTGTTGAATTATACATAAAAAACGAAAAACCGGTCAGCTCAGATGAGGTTTTAGAAAATTCGAATATAAAAGCTAGTAGTGCTACTATCAGGAACGATATGCAAAAACTCCAAAAATTAGGATACATTTATCAACAACACTCTAGCGGTGGAAGAATTCCTACTGATCCCGCTTTAAAGATCTATTTTCAAATGATAAAAGACGCCTACAACCAAGAGGATACGCACCTTGAAATCCCAAAAAAATACAAGTTTTATGATTTGAATCTTATGTTTCAAAGTTTGAGTGAATTGCTAGCAAATGCCTTGGAGGGTTTGGTCATCTTTGAGTATCCTAATCCAAAGTATGTTTATATTACAAGGGTAACAGTTACCCCCTTGATGGAGACAAATAACGTCATTACTATTTTAACAAATTTAGGCCTTGCTGTATCCAGGACGGTTGAAATATATGGTCTGCCGCCTTCAGCGGAATTGGAAAATATTCTTAATAACGGTCTTGTTGGCAAATCTTTTCATTCACTTTTCATGTTTCTTTCAGCTCCAAAGTTTGAAACGGAGGATCTAAGGGTTACTAATTTCATAGAGATTTTAGGAAATCTAACATCTGAGTTCAACAGAAAAAAATACATTGTAAGTGGTCTTGAAAAAGTCATCTCTAAATCTATTCCAGACTTAGAAACTATCGAAACGTTGGCTTCTATGGTTGAAAATGATACAATCAAAGAAGGCATATTTAAACTTTTAGATTTCACCGATGATATAGAAATATTATTTGGTGAAGATTTAAACTCTAAAGCGTTAAAAAAGATGGTATTTTTCTATACTACTTACAAATTAAATGCTGACCCCCTTGGGAGGGTACTTTTTATAACTCAAAAATACTGTAATTATGAAAAAATCTACTTTTTTTTGAGAGAGTATATTTCTAGATTCTCAGAGATTATATCAAAAAATTTGTGAAATTAGTATATAATTTTGTTTATAGATTTAAAAGATAAAAGGTTTTAAAAGGGTTCCAGCTCGAAACTCTCTATGGGCGGGCTGGGGGGTGAAG of the Petrotoga sibirica DSM 13575 genome contains:
- the mraY gene encoding phospho-N-acetylmuramoyl-pentapeptide-transferase yields the protein MERLIFYITLITFIFLLFLYPIFIKWLKKRQFGQYIRKEGPDLHNYKQGTPTMGGILFILAIFFLSLLTYFIQKEDLFLIIGVASLLFGFIGFLDDYLSIKKKDSTGLTAIQKLLLQFLFSIVIVYLISIFNNHSTLKIPFTTKSLDLKFFYPLWGIIYLTGMSNATNLTDGIDGLSGGIYVISALFTALIAGINFNHIPLLILPVIAYLFYNIKPAKIFMGDTGSLALGGILGSLALYYSLELFTILTCFIFITEMFSVIIQVGSFKLRKKRVFLMTPIHHHFELKKWSEERIVLIFWTINFLTGIVALGGVW
- the murF gene encoding UDP-N-acetylmuramoyl-tripeptide--D-alanyl-D-alanine ligase; this translates as MLERLKYKGHNFQIDSRKVNEGDVFLCLKGEKTDGHLFINDALKNGASYVIVEKDVVDFPKEKIIKVNSVLEEMLISASTLINENAKLKIGITGSTGKTTTKECLYYLLLAYFKTFRNEMNLNTEIGIPLSILNNYNNEETVILEEGLRKKGDLEFLSRYFNLDVAIITNVGASHLEFLDSLETVAEEKMKITSNMDKGVLIINGDYSLLKELAPKHLNRLTFGTKDENDAVLKSFEYNENHTTTFYARILQEDLMVTLNHYWSEGQILDLLSGLLLLRFIDLPVDPYYLFNINIPQDRFQTIKRGNLLIVNDSYNASYESFKSAFNSIKKWNLSPKIIIMGEIKELGKYSEEYHIKVITEALNIFDRIYFYDPQENFTYLSNDKVTFFKELKKIDEIISNTTKGVIYIKGSNTTGINKYLKESDLIWKD
- a CDS encoding UDP-N-acetylmuramoyl-L-alanyl-D-glutamate--2,6-diaminopimelate ligase, which encodes MKIPSKKIIQFLNGNIKKHVITNEILNIADIKDNSENVEKDDIFIAFKGSRFDGHDYIISAFNKGASLIIAQDEEKIPNIDSLQYIIVEDIKKAAADLTHKLYDISLDDFKILGVTGTNGKSTTVSLVHHILQKLDKNSTLISTVGIKINDELIDEPYNTTPSILELAKILKKSKENNIEFINIEVSSHAIDQRRIQGFKYDIISYTNITRDHLDYHKDFEEYKNIKLSLMNYLKDEGTIIINLDRLNKEDFLKSGKEIITYGFDKNADFVIDNYEQTLQQMKFTITTKENKSFEIRSPMIGKFNVYNITNAFVIATLFGLAPEEIIYSIFTFKGVPGRFQIVPGSKSLGFFAVIDFAHTPDALNEVLKTASSITEGRIITVFGAGGNADKGKRKLMGQVVSEHSDVIVLTNDDPKDEDPDQIIEDVSKGIDQDKHFIVIPDRETAIDTALRFANKGDIVIIAGRGHEKYQLFANGKKVKFNDYEVTKKLIDKIKRSSGR
- a CDS encoding HTH domain-containing protein codes for the protein MSKVLQDRQKEILKTIVELYIKNEKPVSSDEVLENSNIKASSATIRNDMQKLQKLGYIYQQHSSGGRIPTDPALKIYFQMIKDAYNQEDTHLEIPKKYKFYDLNLMFQSLSELLANALEGLVIFEYPNPKYVYITRVTVTPLMETNNVITILTNLGLAVSRTVEIYGLPPSAELENILNNGLVGKSFHSLFMFLSAPKFETEDLRVTNFIEILGNLTSEFNRKKYIVSGLEKVISKSIPDLETIETLASMVENDTIKEGIFKLLDFTDDIEILFGEDLNSKALKKMVFFYTTYKLNADPLGRVLFITQKYCNYEKIYFFLREYISRFSEIISKNL